In the genome of Candidatus Omnitrophota bacterium, one region contains:
- a CDS encoding MotA/TolQ/ExbB proton channel family protein: MWPLLFCSLVTVAIAMERFFVFQGAKVNTSNLLTRVKKMIAEESFEKAERMCRKTRGPVANVIAVTLHVRGRQVAEKEKIVSLAGSREIRGIGRRVRLLGIIAHVSPLLGLLGTVTGMIRAFREIQGLGGQVDASVLAGGIWEALITTATGLAIAIPAMLAYHYFEGEIERFTSEMKEAIQQVFEWTDADEAGK; encoded by the coding sequence ATGTGGCCACTTCTTTTTTGTTCTCTTGTGACCGTCGCGATAGCGATGGAAAGGTTCTTTGTTTTCCAGGGAGCTAAGGTCAATACGAGTAACCTGCTGACGCGTGTAAAGAAGATGATCGCGGAGGAAAGTTTCGAAAAAGCGGAAAGAATGTGCAGAAAGACGCGCGGTCCGGTGGCTAACGTAATAGCGGTAACTTTGCATGTGCGGGGCAGGCAGGTCGCCGAAAAGGAAAAAATAGTGTCGCTGGCCGGTTCCAGGGAGATACGCGGGATAGGAAGACGAGTGCGGCTCCTGGGCATCATAGCGCATGTTTCCCCGCTTCTTGGCCTGCTGGGAACGGTCACCGGCATGATACGCGCGTTCAGGGAGATACAGGGTCTCGGGGGGCAGGTGGACGCTTCCGTGCTGGCCGGCGGTATATGGGAAGCCCTTATAACTACCGCGACAGGTCTGGCCATAGCCATTCCGGCCATGCTGGCGTATCATTATTTCGAGGGCGAGATAGAAAGATTCACGTCCGAGATGAAAGAAGCCATACAACAGGTCTTTGAATGGACCGACGCCGATGAGGCGGGTAAGTAG
- a CDS encoding response regulator, whose protein sequence is MTNERVLIIDNDLRASTLLKTRIEAMGCLAEEARTAEDALYLLRIKWFDLIILDSKLKGRDNGISLLREIRRKKALANVPIIAQSDKVHFRKTFELMGVTSFFMKPYAVDVMLDEIKDILTDKVLILGEKSRVRSAIEKDLARLDVKTDIVTRVSGFYYNVITYRYKIVIVEYDTRPNMTDRMLTVIRRSFKNREAPIIVYASGKLSGKGPEGRRKLQSLTDRCMMLGQCEVMGGKFALKEFSSNVNRYLGIEA, encoded by the coding sequence ATGACAAATGAACGGGTACTTATAATAGATAACGACTTGAGGGCCTCAACGCTGCTCAAGACAAGGATCGAGGCCATGGGGTGTCTTGCCGAGGAGGCCCGTACGGCCGAGGACGCGCTTTACCTTCTCAGGATAAAATGGTTCGATCTGATAATTCTGGACAGTAAGCTCAAGGGCAGGGATAATGGGATATCCCTGTTAAGGGAGATAAGGCGCAAGAAGGCCTTGGCGAATGTGCCGATAATAGCTCAGTCGGACAAGGTGCATTTCAGGAAGACTTTCGAGCTTATGGGCGTAACGTCATTTTTCATGAAGCCTTATGCCGTAGACGTGATGCTGGACGAGATAAAGGATATCCTTACGGATAAGGTGTTGATCCTGGGAGAGAAGAGCAGGGTCCGCAGCGCTATCGAGAAGGACCTGGCACGTCTGGACGTCAAGACGGATATAGTGACGCGGGTAAGCGGATTTTACTACAATGTCATAACTTACAGGTATAAGATCGTGATCGTTGAATACGATACGAGACCGAACATGACCGATAGGATGCTCACGGTGATCAGGCGCAGCTTCAAGAACCGGGAAGCCCCCATAATAGTTTACGCGTCCGGGAAGCTTTCGGGAAAGGGGCCGGAAGGCCGGCGCAAACTGCAATCACTTACGGATAGGTGTATGATGCTGGGGCAGTGTGAGGTGATGGGCGGGAAATTCGCTCTTAAGGAGTTTAGTTCGAACGTTAACAGGTATCTGGGGATAGAAGCGTGA
- the otsB gene encoding trehalose-phosphatase, translated as MENNMFDVVVFDMDGVITRTALVHGKAWKACFDEYLRLREKRDNEPFREFTHENDYLPYVDGKPRYEGVKSFLGSRGIKIPYGEPSDGPDKETACGLGNRKNEIFVEILERDGVGVYESTIELIKELNAAGIKTGVASSSKNCELILKKAGVQGLFGSRVDGVISARLSLKGKPEGDIFVRAARELGAEPARSVVVEDAVSGVQAGRNGGFGMVIGVARENNTDDLLSNGADVAVKDLEEIGVDCIRKWFMREPRPLFACWSDAAGAPYDGRTCRDTCGIGGVLNPVYTRTADKAFFSGKEPVFFLDYDGTLTPIVDRPDMAVVSGDMKATVEALAKRYKVAVVSGRFREDVEGLLGVKGIFYAGSHGLDISGPGFSMVEKRAREAVPAVDELIRVFKDRLGGIEGLIVEEKKFSVAVHYRLVDEGAHLARIREVVYAEAAKYPTMKVMDGKKVFEVLPDIDWDKGKAIRWIMNALDIPWNGVSVIYIGDDVTDEYAFRSIRTRGTGILVSTESRPSCSDFKVGTPEDVKVLFRKVLEDV; from the coding sequence ATGGAAAATAACATGTTCGATGTGGTCGTCTTCGACATGGACGGTGTGATAACCAGGACCGCGCTGGTCCACGGTAAGGCCTGGAAAGCGTGTTTCGACGAATACCTGCGCCTCCGGGAAAAAAGGGATAACGAGCCTTTCCGTGAGTTCACCCACGAAAATGACTATCTTCCTTATGTCGATGGAAAACCCAGATATGAGGGCGTGAAAAGTTTTCTGGGGTCGCGTGGCATAAAGATACCATACGGTGAACCTTCCGACGGACCGGATAAAGAAACGGCATGTGGTCTTGGCAATCGCAAGAACGAGATCTTCGTGGAGATACTCGAAAGGGACGGCGTAGGGGTATATGAGAGTACCATTGAACTCATCAAAGAGCTCAATGCCGCCGGGATAAAGACCGGGGTAGCATCCTCTTCCAAGAATTGTGAGCTCATACTCAAGAAGGCCGGTGTGCAAGGACTGTTCGGCTCCAGGGTGGACGGGGTGATCTCCGCCAGGCTTTCCCTCAAAGGTAAGCCGGAAGGCGATATCTTCGTCAGGGCAGCCCGCGAATTGGGCGCGGAACCGGCACGGTCCGTTGTGGTAGAGGACGCGGTGTCGGGAGTACAGGCCGGGCGTAATGGCGGGTTCGGTATGGTGATAGGCGTAGCCCGCGAGAACAACACCGATGATCTTCTCTCGAACGGCGCGGATGTCGCGGTAAAGGACCTGGAGGAAATAGGCGTTGATTGCATACGTAAATGGTTCATGCGGGAACCCAGACCGCTTTTCGCGTGTTGGAGCGACGCGGCTGGCGCGCCATATGACGGACGCACTTGTAGGGATACCTGTGGTATCGGTGGCGTACTTAATCCCGTTTACACCCGTACCGCCGACAAAGCATTTTTTTCCGGGAAAGAGCCTGTTTTTTTTCTGGATTATGACGGTACGCTTACTCCGATAGTGGACAGGCCTGATATGGCCGTAGTGTCCGGGGATATGAAAGCAACCGTTGAAGCGCTGGCTAAAAGGTATAAAGTGGCCGTGGTGAGCGGGCGCTTCAGGGAGGATGTAGAAGGTCTCTTGGGTGTAAAAGGTATATTTTACGCGGGGAGTCACGGACTCGATATATCCGGGCCGGGGTTCAGCATGGTAGAAAAAAGGGCCAGGGAAGCGGTCCCGGCAGTGGATGAATTGATACGCGTGTTCAAGGACAGGCTGGGCGGGATTGAGGGACTGATAGTCGAGGAAAAGAAATTCAGCGTAGCCGTACATTACCGGCTGGTGGACGAAGGGGCACACCTGGCGCGTATAAGGGAAGTGGTATACGCGGAGGCCGCTAAGTATCCGACAATGAAAGTGATGGATGGGAAGAAGGTCTTTGAGGTGTTGCCCGATATAGATTGGGATAAAGGTAAAGCGATAAGATGGATCATGAACGCCCTGGATATACCATGGAACGGTGTATCTGTTATCTATATAGGCGATGATGTCACGGATGAATACGCGTTCAGGAGCATAAGGACAAGGGGGACCGGGATACTGGTCTCTACAGAGTCACGTCCCTCTTGCTCGGATTTCAAGGTAGGTACGCCGGAAGACGTGAAGGTACTTTTCAGGAAAGTGCTTGAGGATGTTTAG
- the thiF gene encoding sulfur carrier protein ThiS adenylyltransferase ThiF, producing MKSFREEVISLLGREGFERVSSARIGIAGAGGLGSNCAMNLVRSGFNDILIVDHDVVEVSNLTRQFYFRDQVGKNKVDALKENLLLIDPDLDIKCEKTRLSADNITDIFADREVVVEALDKAEEKSMLVSEFASSDKFVVSVSGIAGYGRSDEIKLRRIGTNLVMIGDMLSDVREEHPFSPRVNIAAAKQADVVLEYVLSDRYGTPGRS from the coding sequence ATGAAAAGTTTTCGAGAAGAGGTCATATCGCTACTGGGCAGGGAAGGGTTCGAAAGGGTCTCTTCCGCCAGGATAGGGATAGCGGGGGCCGGCGGGCTGGGCTCAAATTGCGCCATGAACCTGGTGAGGTCCGGTTTCAACGATATACTTATTGTGGACCATGATGTAGTGGAAGTGTCCAACCTGACCAGGCAGTTCTATTTTCGTGACCAGGTGGGGAAAAATAAAGTTGACGCCCTCAAGGAGAATTTGCTCCTTATCGATCCCGATCTTGATATTAAATGTGAAAAAACAAGACTTTCCGCCGATAATATAACGGACATATTCGCAGACAGGGAAGTGGTCGTGGAGGCCCTGGATAAAGCGGAGGAAAAGAGCATGCTGGTGTCGGAATTCGCTTCTTCGGATAAGTTCGTGGTCTCCGTTTCCGGGATAGCCGGATATGGCAGGAGCGATGAGATAAAATTGCGCAGGATCGGTACGAACCTGGTGATGATAGGCGATATGTTGTCCGATGTCAGGGAAGAGCATCCGTTCTCCCCGCGTGTTAACATCGCGGCCGCGAAACAAGCGGATGTGGTCCTGGAATACGTGCTTTCAGACAGATACGGCACCCCGGGCAGGTCATAA
- a CDS encoding GGDEF domain-containing protein, with translation MAIHAEKDLLTGLSLRKPFLQYLDETLLDSRLKKKYFSIAFFDLDKFKRYNDTYSHDCGDQLLRYVASNLRLSFQKNIRGLCRYGGDEFVILLPETGAKEAVKQIAQFKRNMASRPFLYKNKLFKVRTSCGISIFPKDSTTRDGLIKKADSAMYFSKKHGRNLIVLAGKIHFLHLKYFFTRLLLLAAFIGSMTMLSQFEPAKKMVMEKLSGTDIISKIPFFKKIQYQDTITLKNGNVMEGTITEETDTDLVLSMKLAEGRGSIYLKKSEISDIQRGRK, from the coding sequence GTGGCGATACACGCGGAAAAAGACCTCCTGACCGGGCTTTCCCTTAGGAAACCGTTCCTCCAATATCTTGACGAAACGCTTCTGGACTCACGTCTTAAAAAGAAATACTTTTCGATAGCTTTTTTCGACCTGGATAAGTTCAAAAGATACAACGATACATACAGCCATGACTGCGGGGACCAGCTGTTAAGATACGTGGCAAGTAACCTGCGCCTGTCTTTCCAGAAGAACATACGGGGCCTCTGCCGTTACGGCGGGGACGAGTTCGTCATACTACTTCCCGAAACAGGGGCGAAGGAAGCCGTAAAACAGATAGCTCAATTCAAACGCAACATGGCTAGCCGGCCTTTCCTCTACAAGAACAAGCTCTTCAAGGTCCGGACAAGCTGTGGCATATCGATATTCCCGAAAGACTCTACGACAAGGGACGGGCTTATAAAAAAGGCCGATTCCGCCATGTATTTCTCCAAAAAACACGGCCGGAACCTGATCGTGCTGGCGGGCAAGATACATTTCCTGCACCTGAAATACTTTTTTACAAGGCTACTGCTGTTAGCCGCCTTCATAGGCTCCATGACAATGTTGTCCCAGTTCGAACCCGCTAAAAAGATGGTCATGGAAAAGTTATCGGGTACGGATATCATATCCAAAATACCATTCTTCAAGAAGATCCAGTACCAGGACACGATCACGTTGAAGAACGGGAACGTCATGGAAGGTACCATAACAGAAGAGACCGACACCGACCTGGTGCTGAGCATGAAACTGGCTGAAGGACGCGGCTCGATATACCTCAAGAAATCGGAAATAAGCGACATCCAACGCGGCAGGAAGTGA
- a CDS encoding glycosyl hydrolase family 65 protein, which produces MFRKSDKEDKRSAWGLTYGNYKPAKEGLREALCTLANGYFGTRGAASETPASRINYPATYIAGVYNKLATKIAGRKVLNEDMVNCPNWLCLSFKFGDGPWLTPVGCKILSYEQGLDMKKGVLSRHMRLKDKNGRIAAISEERIVSMSSPHIGAIRYTLVSENYEGPVTLRTALDGDVRNSGVERYGQLRNTHLEALSAGTYGVNGIYLLVRTSQSRVVIAEASRTRIFLAGREEHVNGKTLLRQKKYIGREFSVNVKRGQPCIAEKTVAIYTSRDRGVSDPLKAAMHDIKKTGRFGSLLEEHAEKMQRLWKEFDIEIDGDIFSQKALRLHVFHLMQTASDNNYRLDIDAGLPARGLHGEAYRGHVFWDEMYVLHLYDLRLPDISKALLTYRYRRLEEARRAARREGYRGAMLPWQSGSTGGEETQTLHLNPLSGKWGPDHSHCQRHVSFAVAYNFWKHWERTRDMDFLEGYGAETIIAIAQFGASLAKFSKDDGRYHTSGLMGPDEFHEKMPGARKTGFRDNAYTNVLIVWTLMRGLEVMGMISDAKREEIMRKLRITRKDAARWDDITRKMNVVIDERGIIAQFDGYFSLKELDLEAYRAKYDNIKRMDRILKAEGKSPDKYKLAKQADVLMLFYIFEPAEIKNIFARLGYRFDRTMLKDNYDHYVKRTSHGSTLSKVVHCYISHILGRKKEAWEWYQSVLESDIYDTQGGTTPEGIHAGVMGGSVYITVKGFAGVHFMRDRIMIDPKLPRKWSRVRMNLRYRDSRIGITIRPRYVELSILGGKRTELTVFVNGKEHIISKGAVCRIRS; this is translated from the coding sequence ATGTTTAGGAAAAGTGACAAAGAGGACAAAAGGTCAGCGTGGGGATTGACCTACGGCAACTATAAGCCCGCGAAAGAAGGGCTGAGGGAGGCTTTGTGCACGCTTGCCAACGGTTATTTCGGGACAAGGGGCGCGGCCAGCGAAACGCCCGCTTCCCGTATTAACTATCCCGCCACATATATCGCCGGTGTTTATAACAAGCTAGCCACTAAGATAGCCGGACGGAAAGTATTGAACGAGGACATGGTGAACTGTCCGAACTGGCTGTGTCTTTCCTTCAAGTTCGGGGATGGCCCCTGGCTCACTCCTGTGGGATGCAAGATACTTTCATATGAACAGGGACTTGATATGAAGAAAGGCGTATTGTCCCGGCATATGCGCCTGAAGGACAAAAACGGCCGTATTGCCGCCATAAGCGAGGAACGCATAGTGAGCATGTCCTCGCCGCATATAGGGGCCATAAGATACACCTTGGTATCCGAGAATTATGAAGGTCCGGTCACGTTGAGAACAGCGCTTGATGGGGACGTGAGGAATAGTGGCGTGGAAAGGTATGGCCAGCTCAGGAACACTCATCTTGAGGCGCTTTCCGCGGGGACTTACGGCGTCAACGGTATATATCTTTTGGTAAGGACCAGCCAGTCGAGGGTGGTCATAGCCGAAGCGTCCCGTACGCGTATCTTCCTGGCGGGCAGGGAGGAGCATGTTAATGGCAAGACGCTTTTAAGACAGAAGAAATATATAGGCCGGGAATTCTCCGTGAACGTAAAAAGGGGGCAGCCCTGTATAGCGGAAAAGACAGTAGCTATATATACTTCAAGGGATAGAGGGGTTAGCGATCCTCTTAAGGCGGCCATGCATGATATAAAAAAGACCGGAAGATTCGGGTCCCTCCTGGAAGAGCACGCGGAAAAGATGCAAAGGTTGTGGAAAGAGTTCGACATTGAGATAGATGGGGATATTTTCTCCCAGAAGGCGCTCAGGCTCCATGTGTTCCATCTTATGCAAACGGCATCCGATAACAATTACAGATTGGACATAGACGCGGGATTGCCCGCGAGGGGGTTGCACGGGGAGGCGTACAGGGGGCATGTTTTCTGGGACGAGATGTACGTGCTTCATTTGTATGACCTGAGGCTGCCGGACATCTCAAAAGCGCTTTTAACCTATCGGTACCGGCGGCTTGAAGAAGCCCGGCGCGCCGCCAGGCGCGAGGGATATCGCGGGGCGATGCTCCCATGGCAGAGCGGGTCTACCGGTGGGGAGGAAACGCAAACGCTGCATCTTAACCCGCTGTCAGGAAAATGGGGGCCTGATCACAGTCATTGCCAGAGGCATGTTTCTTTCGCCGTAGCATATAATTTCTGGAAACACTGGGAAAGGACCAGGGATATGGATTTCCTGGAAGGATACGGCGCCGAGACCATCATTGCGATCGCCCAGTTCGGCGCGAGCCTGGCCAAGTTCAGTAAGGACGATGGCAGGTATCATACTTCGGGATTAATGGGTCCGGACGAGTTCCACGAGAAGATGCCCGGGGCCAGGAAGACGGGATTCAGGGATAACGCGTACACCAATGTGCTTATCGTGTGGACGCTTATGCGCGGACTGGAAGTAATGGGTATGATATCAGATGCGAAGCGTGAAGAGATAATGAGGAAATTGAGGATAACCCGCAAGGATGCGGCCAGGTGGGACGATATAACGAGGAAGATGAACGTTGTTATTGATGAGCGGGGTATAATCGCGCAGTTCGACGGATACTTCTCCCTTAAAGAACTTGACCTTGAGGCCTACCGCGCTAAATACGACAATATCAAGCGCATGGACCGCATACTCAAGGCGGAAGGGAAGTCGCCCGACAAGTACAAGCTGGCGAAACAGGCCGATGTGCTTATGTTATTCTATATTTTTGAACCGGCGGAGATAAAGAACATATTCGCGAGACTTGGATACCGGTTCGACAGGACCATGCTCAAGGATAATTATGATCATTATGTGAAACGCACATCGCATGGGTCTACGCTCAGCAAAGTGGTCCACTGCTATATCTCGCATATCCTGGGAAGGAAAAAAGAGGCCTGGGAGTGGTACCAGTCCGTACTGGAATCCGACATTTACGATACCCAGGGCGGGACGACCCCGGAGGGTATACACGCCGGGGTAATGGGTGGATCCGTGTATATCACGGTCAAAGGTTTTGCCGGTGTACATTTTATGCGGGACAGGATAATGATAGACCCGAAACTTCCCAGAAAATGGTCACGAGTTCGGATGAACCTCAGGTACAGGGATAGTCGTATCGGGATAACTATACGGCCCCGCTATGTTGAACTGTCCATACTGGGTGGTAAGCGAACGGAGCTTACCGTTTTTGTGAACGGTAAAGAACATATCATATCGAAAGGCGCGGTCTGCAGGATACGGTCATAG